One Solanum lycopersicum chromosome 4, SLM_r2.1 DNA window includes the following coding sequences:
- the LOC101268097 gene encoding transcription termination factor MTERF6, chloroplastic/mitochondrial, with amino-acid sequence MLTRITRTGIHANGVKNPLVFSIDNFRFVLHCSTSAAPTHYLVDLLVDSLGFSKEEAVTTSSKVIRLKPSKNPQFVVDFFQKNDFDNTQIKNIVSKSPKVLFSNVDKTLKPKLEILQEIGLSGTDLYKFIIENDLFFSKGLDTFIRPSLDYLRNLLGSDENVVKIIKKSSWLLRCHVTKTIAPNVLLLHDIGLSDEKIRKFILQNPKRITRNLGCLKDVIHRVEKDLGIPRESRTFFNGIAAIVTFRQSTLAKKIDVYKSFGWSDEHIRTMTRNYPSCLSSSEVRICKQLTFLMNEVGCTSEYLASHSRLLTHSLEKRVIPRYRVLKILNEKHLKKGVGLFTAVSMTPSKFMEVLLLPYKDRIPIAYEAYMKSVG; translated from the coding sequence ATGCTAACTCGAATAACTCGTACCGGGATTCATGCTAATGGAGTCAAGAATCCACTCGTTTTCTCCATCGACAACTTCAGATTTGTCCTTCACTGCTCCACCAGTGCTGCACCAACTCATTACTTGGTGGACCTTCTTGTTGATTCTCTTGGGTTTTCAAAAGAAGAAGCAGTTACAACAAGCAGCAAGGTAATCCGTTTGAAACCCTCAAAAAACCCACAATTTGTAGTcgatttctttcaaaaaaatgattttgataatACCCAAATCAAGAACATTGTCTCCAAATCCCCTAAAGTACTATTCTCTAATGTAGACAAAACCCTTAAACCAAAACTCGAGATTTTACAAGAAATTGGCCTTTCTGGGACTGACttatataagtttataattgagAATGATTTGTTTTTCAGCAAAGGTTTGGATACTTTTATTAGACCTTCCCTTGATTATCTTAGAAATTTATTGGGTAGTGATGAAAATGTTGTTAAGATCATAAAAAAGAGTTCTTGGTTACTTAGATGTCATGTTACCAAGACAATAGCACCTAATGTGTTGTTGTTACATGATATTGGGCTTTCAGATGAGAAAATTAGGAAGTTTATATTGCAGAACCCAAAGCGTATAACGCGGAATCTTGGATGTCTTAAGGATGTTATTCATAGAGTGGAGAAAGACCTTGGAATCCCTCGTGAATCACGTACATTCTTCAATGGAATTGCTGCCATTGTTACTTTCCGTCAGTCAACTTTGGCAAAGAAGATTGATGTTTATAAAAGTTTTGGTTGGTCTGATGAACATATAAGAACCATGACCAGAAATTATCCTTCCTGTTTGAGTTCCTCAGAGGTAAGAATCTGTAAACAGTTGACTTTTCTCATGAATGAAGTTGGCTGCACGTCAGAGTATTTAGCATCTCATTCTCGTCTGCTTACGCATAGTTTAGAGAAGAGAGTGATTCCAAGATATAGGGTcctgaaaattttaaatgaaaaacatCTCAAAAAAGGTGTGGGTTTATTCACTGCTGTTAGCATGACGCCATCAAAGTTTATGGAAGTACTTTTGCTGCCTTACAAGGATAGAATACCCATTGCATATGAAGCATACATGAAAAGTGTCGGATGA
- the LOC101268389 gene encoding uncharacterized protein — protein MDSFFSKGFKAAKCKTMLKLTIPRIKLLRNRREFQLKQMRKEIAKLLETGQEATARIRVEHIIREEKMMAAQEIVELFCELISVRLPIIEAQRECPLDLKEAISSVCFAAPRCADLPELLQVQLMFAGKYGKEFITAATELMPECGVNRQLIELLSIRAPAPDVKMKLLKEIAEEHQLDWDPSASETELLKSHEDLLNGPTQFVSGAKVPLPKERFDEVQHSASDQVFDKQTESEADFDLDFPEVPKQPLRPSTGGVSAPEMLPFPASALSDSDEEVGKPSEDGELKSHKQDVERDELLQEKVVSKDFGSADSVSAPEEEKQFLPFMVPPPKSSPLPSTESTTIQSTQPPSATKTKVETDVDLQDVLAAAQAAADSAERAAAAARSAASLAQVRISELTRKRSEEVPVSPSENPFYSEKQESHILEKPNLDLQHQSSNSDGIPSPLHGSPLEHQVSNIPSYDDSTVGVESPISHIHHPGQGLHQPQRLPSMDDETYYSYPNLFNATNGSNPSSRSQSFKDNIRSSHDK, from the exons ATGGATTCTTTCTTCAGCAAAGGTTTCAAAGCTGCCAAATG TAAAACCATGTTGAAATTGACAATTCCTCGGATCAAACTACTGAGGAATCGTAGGGAGTTTCAGCTGAAGCAGATGAGGAAAGAAATAGCTAAGCTTCTAGAGACTGGTCAGGAAGCTACTGCCCGAATTCGG GTAGAGCATATTATAAGAGAAGAGAAAATGATGGCAGCGCAGGAGATTGTTGAGCTATTCTGTGAGCTTATATCGGTTCGTCTTCCAATTATTGAAGCACAAAG GGAATGCCCTCTAGATCTGAAAGAAGCTATTTCAAGTGTTTGTTTTGCTGCACCAAGATGTGCAGATCTTCCGGAACTGCTGCAGGTTCAGCTGATGTTTGCTGGTAAATATGGGAAGGAATTCATTACTGCTGCTACAGAGCTCATGCCAGAATGCGGAGTCAATCGCCAG TTGATAGAGTTGCTGTCTATTCGAGCTCCTGCTCCTGATGTGAAAATGAAGCTGCTAAAGGAAATTGCGGAGGAGCATCAGCTAGATTGGGATCCAAGTGCTTCTGAAACTGAGCTGTTGAAGTCACATGAGGACTTGCTG AATGGGCCCACACAATTTGTCAGTGGAGCTAAGGTGCCACTTCCCAAAGAAAGGTTTGATGAGGTGCAGCACTCTGCATCAGATCAAGTCTTCGATAAACAAACGGAATCTGAGGCTGATTTTGACTTAGATTTTCCAGAAGTCCCTAAGCAGCCACTACGACCTAGCACTGGTGGAGTTTCAGCCCCTGAAATGCTGCCTTTCCCAGCATCTGCACTATCTGACTCCGATGAGGAGGTAGGCAAGCCTTCTGAAGACGGTGAGCTCAAATCTCACAAACAAGATGTGGAGCGAGATGAACTTTTGCAAGAGAAGGTAGTTTCAAAAGATTTTGGATCAGCTGATAGTGTATCTGCACCGGAAGAAGAGAAACAGTTTTTGCCATTCATGGTTCCCCCGCCAAAATCATCTCCACTCCCCTCTACAGAAAGTACCACAATCCAAAGTACTCAGCCTCCCTCTGCTACAAAGACCAAAGTTGAGACTGATGTGGATTTGCAAGATGTATTGGCTGCTGCCCAAGCAGCTGCTGATTCAGCCGAACGTGCAGCAGCTGCTGCTCGCTCAGCAGCTAGCCTTGCTCAGGTTAGAATCAGTGAGCTTACCAGGAAAAGGAGTGAAGAGGTGCCTGTAAGTCCCAGTGAAAACCCCTTTTATTCTGAGAAACAAGAATCTCACATCCTAGAAAAGCCTAACTTAGACCTCCAACACCAATCATCAAACTCCGATGGTATCCCCAGCCCACTTCATGGCAGTCCATTGGAACATCAGGTGTCGAATATTCCTTCATATGATGATTCAACAGTAGGTGTTGAGTCTCCCATCTCCCATATTCATCATCCTGGTCAGGGTCTTCACCAACCACAGAGATTGCCTTCCATGGACGATGAGACATATTATTCTTATCCCAACCTGTTTAATGCAACAAATGGCTCTAATCCCAGTTCTCGTTCACAGTCGTTCAAAGATAATATCAGGTCTAGTCATGATAAGTGA